A region of Solibacillus isronensis DNA encodes the following proteins:
- a CDS encoding GNAT family N-acetyltransferase: MKYILRLANENDLSGLCNIRNNKDLFKKYLMQFEKKEVYLVIAEQIELILGFGVLKLKGTLLPKLSDLYVKEEYRGNGVGSDLIKYRENIARDLGYSEMFVSVDPIENPKMIKLIKKHGYEGISDPYLKEAVFYNDDGTTYNKTYIRIDLKKLLN, from the coding sequence ATGAAGTACATACTAAGATTGGCAAACGAAAATGACTTATCAGGTTTATGCAATATAAGAAATAATAAGGATTTATTTAAAAAATATTTAATGCAATTCGAGAAAAAAGAAGTATATTTGGTGATTGCTGAACAAATTGAACTTATATTAGGTTTTGGAGTTCTTAAATTAAAAGGTACTTTACTCCCCAAATTAAGTGACCTTTATGTAAAAGAAGAGTATCGTGGAAATGGTGTAGGTTCAGATTTAATAAAGTATCGAGAAAATATTGCAAGGGACTTAGGTTATTCTGAAATGTTTGTGAGTGTTGATCCAATTGAGAATCCTAAAATGATAAAGTTAATTAAAAAGCATGGTTATGAAGGAATTTCAGACCCATATTTAAAGGAAGCTGTTTTTTATAATGATGATGGTACTACTTATAATAAAACCTATATAAGAATTGATTTGAAAAAGTTGTTGAACTAA